One window of Cohnella hashimotonis genomic DNA carries:
- a CDS encoding phytanoyl-CoA dioxygenase family protein: MTTLATHFAKELEQLHKDGYVLFKGVLDRGQAAALKEGIRQAFEGKDDNVMMQGPMFERGEIFEALVDHPVISTFIEKVLGPDCQLSSMNGMRTTRNNGVSKWHVDEALFFPLPEGAEIDASIPMPVFLMNALYYLDDVTEDQGPTQVVPGSHRAGRAIRHAEEIGEYKGQGAISILAEAGDCLVFNSQIWHRGARNQSDDPRYVQQVIYRKKFIVPHMTYDINGVYRVPEEIAQRSNPRRRRLMGYSEQVF, translated from the coding sequence ATGACGACGCTCGCTACGCACTTTGCCAAAGAGCTGGAGCAGCTCCACAAGGACGGCTACGTATTGTTCAAAGGCGTGCTGGATCGCGGCCAGGCGGCCGCGCTCAAGGAAGGCATCCGGCAGGCTTTCGAAGGCAAGGACGACAACGTCATGATGCAAGGTCCGATGTTCGAGCGGGGCGAGATCTTCGAGGCGCTCGTCGATCATCCCGTCATCAGCACCTTTATCGAAAAGGTGCTTGGTCCCGACTGCCAGCTGAGCAGCATGAACGGCATGCGCACGACCCGGAACAACGGTGTCAGCAAATGGCACGTCGACGAGGCGTTGTTTTTCCCGCTGCCGGAGGGCGCGGAGATTGACGCGAGCATCCCGATGCCGGTTTTTCTCATGAACGCGCTGTATTATCTGGACGACGTTACCGAGGATCAGGGGCCGACCCAGGTCGTACCGGGCTCGCACCGCGCAGGTCGAGCTATCCGCCATGCCGAGGAGATTGGCGAATACAAAGGGCAGGGCGCGATCTCGATTCTGGCGGAAGCGGGCGACTGCCTCGTGTTCAACAGCCAGATCTGGCACCGGGGCGCGCGCAATCAGAGCGACGATCCGCGATATGTGCAGCAGGTTATCTACCGCAAAAAGTTTATCGTGCCGCACATGACCTACGACATCAACGGCGTCTATCGGGTGCCCGAAGAGATCGCGCAACGCAGCAATCCGCGCAGGCGGCGGCTGATGGGATACAGCGAGCAAGTGTTCTAA
- a CDS encoding class I adenylate-forming enzyme family protein, translating into MQEYSMLTERFRRFGDRTALVWRDRAYSYAWLGAQIGTMRERLQAEGIERAVVSLETEYSPYAAAAVFALLGQSCVVLPIDGSLVAAKIEEYLDIGEAQVRIGADEAGLSIRRREGAEVRHPLLLGLLLQRVPGLVLFSSGSTGRSKAAVHRADRLLAKFRAEGRAAKTIPFMMFDHIGGMNTMLTTLANGGCLHVLKDRSPEEVCRTIERYGIEALPVSPTFMNLLLLSGAHRMHDLSSLKVVSYGSEVMPVHTLAAWNAAFPDVRAVQAYGMSELGVLKTKSKSSDSLLFSLQGDGASYRIVDGLLEIKAESAMIGYLNAPDPFTEDGWLRTGDEAVVEDGYIRILGRRSEIINVGGEKVYPAEVESVLQELAGIEEVVVSAETSGITGQMVMATVKLREDMEPSLGELRRRIWTFCRDKLPAHKIPQKIVITRESLTSNRLKKIRKPQAQEGNPNLNG; encoded by the coding sequence ATGCAAGAATACAGCATGCTGACGGAGCGTTTCCGGCGGTTCGGAGACAGGACTGCGCTGGTCTGGCGGGATCGGGCGTATTCGTACGCCTGGCTGGGCGCGCAGATCGGGACGATGAGAGAACGGCTGCAGGCCGAGGGGATCGAGCGCGCGGTCGTCTCGCTGGAGACCGAATATTCGCCCTATGCGGCTGCCGCCGTATTCGCCCTCCTTGGCCAGTCTTGCGTCGTGCTTCCGATCGACGGAAGCCTGGTAGCGGCGAAAATCGAGGAATATTTGGACATCGGGGAAGCGCAGGTCAGGATCGGCGCGGACGAAGCGGGACTGTCGATACGCCGCAGGGAGGGCGCGGAAGTCCGCCACCCTTTGCTGCTTGGACTGCTCCTCCAGCGCGTGCCGGGACTCGTCCTATTTTCCTCGGGCTCGACGGGCAGGAGCAAGGCGGCGGTGCACCGCGCGGACCGGCTGCTGGCGAAGTTCCGCGCGGAGGGCCGTGCCGCGAAGACGATTCCCTTCATGATGTTCGACCATATCGGCGGCATGAACACGATGCTGACCACGCTTGCCAACGGCGGCTGCCTGCACGTACTGAAAGACCGATCGCCGGAGGAGGTATGCCGGACGATCGAGCGGTACGGGATCGAGGCGCTGCCGGTCTCGCCCACCTTCATGAATTTGCTGCTCCTGAGCGGCGCGCATCGCATGCACGATCTCAGTAGCCTGAAGGTGGTCTCCTACGGCTCCGAGGTAATGCCGGTACACACGCTGGCCGCCTGGAACGCGGCGTTTCCGGATGTTCGCGCCGTGCAGGCTTACGGCATGTCCGAACTGGGCGTGCTCAAGACGAAGTCCAAGAGCTCGGATTCGCTGCTGTTCTCGCTGCAGGGAGACGGGGCTTCGTATCGGATCGTAGACGGTCTGCTCGAGATCAAGGCGGAATCCGCCATGATCGGCTATCTGAACGCGCCCGACCCGTTCACCGAGGACGGCTGGCTGCGTACGGGCGACGAAGCCGTCGTAGAGGACGGCTATATCCGTATCCTCGGGCGGCGCTCGGAGATCATCAACGTCGGCGGGGAAAAAGTATATCCGGCGGAGGTGGAGAGCGTGCTCCAGGAGCTGGCCGGCATCGAGGAGGTCGTCGTCAGCGCGGAGACGAGCGGCATCACGGGGCAGATGGTGATGGCGACCGTGAAGTTGCGCGAGGATATGGAGCCGAGCCTCGGCGAACTGCGCAGGCGCATATGGACATTTTGCCGGGATAAGCTGCCTGCCCACAAGATTCCGCAGAAGATCGTCATTACCAGGGAATCGCTCACAAGCAACCGGCTCAAAAAAATTCGCAAGCCGCAGGCGCAGGAAGGTAATCCCAATCTAAACGGATGA
- a CDS encoding alpha/beta hydrolase, whose translation MEDHRTGGRDLPLQAAILTVEGFRASRLDNERRLFVYLPPGYEGETSRHYPVLYMHAGQRAFDPAAPGTESWRIHRAADRLIGEGLMEGIIIVAIAHVRPAEANEYYHFKAPAEEADVVRCAGLDYEDFVVNEVKPYIDARFRTLPDPANTGLLGSSAGGLCTYHMGFRHPDVFGKLMMLSPYFVKAQLDDSTPSGLREERLYRPCRGRPPVKVWMDIGDAEGLFLPRHVRDVAVELLGEGFRYGEDLAYLEQADAAHQETDWGDRVHIPLLFMFGRMGTPASLELRGRTEIGLTGGHRAQVNAVLGYDSGFVMSVLNGEYRVGDPSVLKALPDGTLIPLSPGTTTLTLTSGGLVATGVYTVVPALSDRVVVEMTADVPPEAAPPAAIYGGMGMRLAHAGGNRYAGRFRVPRDTGFRFRFTKGFRKFETDAAGGVMPNRTFRASEDISLHCEVARWEETPYRAAEGRDHDDSTI comes from the coding sequence TTGGAAGATCACCGGACGGGAGGGAGAGACTTGCCGCTTCAAGCTGCAATACTGACGGTAGAGGGATTTCGCGCCAGCCGTTTAGACAACGAAAGGAGGTTATTCGTATACTTGCCCCCGGGCTACGAGGGGGAGACGTCCAGGCACTATCCCGTGCTGTACATGCACGCGGGACAGCGCGCCTTCGACCCAGCGGCGCCAGGCACAGAGTCCTGGCGCATCCATCGCGCAGCCGACCGGTTGATCGGGGAAGGTCTGATGGAAGGAATCATCATTGTCGCCATCGCCCATGTCAGGCCGGCGGAGGCCAACGAATATTATCACTTCAAGGCGCCGGCCGAGGAAGCGGACGTCGTTCGGTGCGCGGGTCTCGATTATGAAGACTTTGTCGTCAACGAGGTGAAGCCGTATATCGACGCCCGGTTCCGCACGCTGCCGGACCCCGCGAATACAGGCTTGCTCGGCTCGTCCGCCGGCGGTCTGTGCACGTACCATATGGGGTTCCGCCATCCCGACGTGTTCGGCAAGCTTATGATGCTGTCGCCGTATTTCGTCAAGGCGCAGCTGGACGACAGCACGCCGTCGGGGCTGCGCGAAGAGCGTCTTTACAGGCCTTGCCGGGGCCGTCCCCCCGTCAAAGTATGGATGGACATCGGGGATGCGGAAGGACTGTTCCTTCCGAGGCATGTTCGCGATGTGGCGGTCGAGCTGCTCGGGGAGGGCTTTCGCTACGGCGAGGATCTCGCATATCTCGAGCAGGCCGATGCCGCCCATCAGGAGACCGACTGGGGCGATCGGGTGCATATTCCGCTGCTGTTCATGTTCGGTCGCATGGGCACGCCAGCTTCGCTCGAGCTCCGCGGCCGGACCGAGATTGGCTTGACGGGCGGACACCGGGCGCAAGTCAATGCCGTACTCGGTTACGACAGCGGCTTCGTGATGAGCGTACTTAACGGCGAATACCGCGTCGGCGACCCGTCGGTGCTGAAGGCGCTGCCCGACGGGACGTTAATACCGCTGAGCCCGGGTACGACGACATTGACCTTGACGTCCGGCGGGCTCGTGGCAACCGGTGTCTACACCGTCGTTCCCGCGCTGTCCGATCGCGTCGTCGTCGAGATGACCGCCGACGTGCCGCCTGAGGCTGCGCCGCCCGCCGCCATCTATGGCGGCATGGGCATGCGGCTCGCCCATGCGGGCGGGAACCGCTATGCCGGACGATTCCGGGTGCCGAGGGATACGGGCTTTCGCTTTCGTTTCACGAAGGGATTCCGCAAGTTCGAGACGGACGCAGCGGGCGGCGTCATGCCAAACCGTACGTTCCGGGCTTCCGAAGATATCTCGCTGCATTGCGAGGTCGCCCGCTGGGAAGAGACGCCGTACCGCGCGGCGGAAGGGAGGGATCATGATGATTCGACCATTTGA
- a CDS encoding MFS transporter has translation MQAPIQAADARRQAGPTAAAEALPVWRNGSFMRLLTGYTVSVFGDSFNGIAISLWVLQTTGSAQRMAAVQICYLSVGFLFGSFAGTIADRFDRRRLMLFSELSRSAIAAILAVSLFVLHAPFPTLLVLASLSMFCSLLLSPAFHASTTAIVGPARVQQAASAIHIADNAARISGLAVAGIVVSAFGGLAAILTTAAAFLFSAVCTLLTRGFPRVERATAEHKPSFLEDWRGGLAYMRRDALIRSIVLLSPLLSAFFLSAIMLVQVIAVGKWRANPIEFGLLEMCIPLGYLAGAGIILGFGRRLGRRGRLVFAGLLPLGPLYAVVAFISSPLLALPLILLGGLLFAFCSMMVQIILKTEVRGELQGRIYGTLGAITSVAPTLSLAAVSMLADRWGAGHVLAVLGMVLLVLGIVAAALLKPIRTYR, from the coding sequence ATGCAAGCGCCGATTCAAGCCGCTGACGCCCGCCGGCAGGCGGGACCGACGGCCGCCGCCGAGGCGCTGCCGGTCTGGCGCAACGGCTCGTTCATGCGGCTGTTGACCGGCTATACGGTGTCCGTGTTCGGCGACAGCTTCAACGGCATCGCCATCAGCCTGTGGGTGCTGCAGACGACGGGAAGCGCGCAGCGAATGGCCGCCGTTCAGATCTGCTACCTGAGCGTCGGATTTCTGTTCGGCTCGTTCGCGGGGACGATCGCGGACCGCTTCGACCGCCGGCGCCTGATGCTGTTCTCCGAGCTGTCGCGCAGCGCGATTGCGGCGATCCTTGCAGTCTCCCTGTTTGTCCTGCATGCGCCGTTTCCGACGCTGCTCGTCCTCGCTTCATTGTCCATGTTTTGCAGCCTGCTGCTCAGCCCGGCCTTCCACGCTTCGACGACGGCGATCGTCGGTCCGGCGCGCGTCCAGCAGGCCGCGAGCGCCATCCATATCGCCGACAATGCCGCGCGCATATCCGGTCTGGCCGTCGCGGGCATCGTCGTCTCCGCATTCGGCGGACTCGCCGCCATTTTGACGACCGCCGCCGCCTTTCTGTTCTCCGCCGTCTGCACGCTGCTGACCCGGGGATTTCCCCGCGTTGAGCGCGCGACAGCCGAGCATAAGCCTTCGTTCCTCGAAGACTGGCGCGGCGGACTCGCCTATATGCGGCGGGATGCGCTCATTCGCTCGATCGTGCTCCTCTCGCCGCTGTTGTCCGCCTTTTTTCTGAGCGCCATCATGCTTGTGCAGGTGATCGCGGTCGGCAAGTGGCGGGCTAATCCGATCGAGTTCGGTCTGCTCGAGATGTGCATTCCCCTCGGTTATCTGGCCGGGGCCGGGATCATTCTTGGTTTCGGACGACGGCTGGGAAGGCGTGGGCGGCTCGTATTCGCAGGTCTGCTGCCGCTCGGGCCGCTTTACGCCGTAGTCGCCTTCATTTCGTCGCCATTGCTGGCGCTGCCGCTCATCCTGCTTGGCGGCCTGCTGTTTGCTTTTTGCTCGATGATGGTCCAGATCATCCTGAAAACGGAGGTTCGCGGCGAGCTGCAGGGGAGAATATACGGTACGCTGGGCGCCATTACGAGCGTAGCCCCCACGTTGTCGCTGGCAGCCGTCTCTATGCTCGCCGACCGTTGGGGCGCGGGACATGTGCTTGCCGTCCTCGGTATGGTGCTGCTCGTACTGGGCATAGTCGCCGCCGCGCTGTTGAAGCCGATCCGCACATACCGATAG
- a CDS encoding LacI family DNA-binding transcriptional regulator — translation MKKPTLKDVAKEAGVSVATVSYVLNDVAHQTIPDETKRRVLEAVGKLNYVQNLAARSLSSGRTQLLGVLLVGSERDLVSKYISYGKFIDELERMSKPKGYHLMTSQIDPVNPNFAIIAERKLDGVFLVDAREGSFYSVSEKFPYGSPLVLVDGNIEDPLFRRLMPDFSQLFGLVRETFAGSPYAVICESYHNRSMTESLAAAADVPPERMLALDADGDLTAFLARNEGLPLVVFNEFVAMRLLGRVDPSAMIVVCASEAPGYLPEGIRLLVLEDSKASVAYATMEQLLHRPYEPEDQIRKFRFRTFTS, via the coding sequence ATGAAAAAACCGACGCTTAAAGACGTCGCCAAGGAAGCAGGCGTCTCCGTCGCCACGGTGAGCTACGTCCTGAACGACGTTGCGCACCAGACGATCCCCGACGAGACCAAGCGTCGCGTCCTCGAGGCGGTCGGCAAGCTGAATTACGTACAAAATCTCGCCGCCCGCTCGCTGTCCTCCGGCCGGACGCAGCTGCTGGGCGTCCTGCTGGTGGGCAGCGAGCGCGATCTCGTCTCCAAGTACATCAGCTACGGCAAATTCATCGACGAGCTGGAGCGGATGAGCAAACCGAAGGGCTACCACCTCATGACGTCGCAGATCGACCCGGTGAACCCCAACTTTGCCATCATCGCCGAACGCAAGCTGGACGGCGTCTTCCTGGTCGACGCTCGGGAAGGCTCGTTTTATTCGGTCTCCGAGAAGTTCCCCTACGGTTCGCCGCTCGTGCTGGTGGACGGCAACATCGAAGATCCGCTGTTCCGCAGGCTCATGCCCGATTTTAGCCAACTGTTCGGGCTTGTCCGCGAGACATTCGCCGGCAGTCCCTACGCCGTAATTTGCGAGAGCTATCATAACCGTTCTATGACCGAGTCACTGGCCGCTGCAGCCGATGTTCCTCCGGAGCGGATGCTTGCCTTGGACGCCGACGGGGACCTGACCGCCTTTCTGGCACGCAACGAAGGACTGCCGCTAGTCGTGTTCAACGAGTTCGTTGCGATGCGGCTGCTCGGCCGTGTCGATCCGTCCGCCATGATCGTCGTCTGCGCCTCCGAAGCGCCCGGTTACCTGCCGGAAGGCATTCGCCTCCTTGTCCTTGAGGATTCCAAGGCGTCGGTCGCCTACGCGACGATGGAACAGCTGCTTCACAGGCCTTACGAGCCCGAGGATCAGATTCGCAAATTCCGCTTCAGAACGTTCACGTCATAA
- a CDS encoding alpha-amylase family glycosyl hydrolase: MYAWFKKSLTAAAIAALLVAGIAAPGAPIGTASAAADTAVSNKQNFSTDVIYQIFTDRFYDGNTSNNPSGSTFSSGCTNKRVYCGGDWQGITDKINANYFTDMGITALWISQPVENIYAAVTYTGVTNASYHGYWARDFKKTNPYYGSFTDLQNLINAAHAKGIKIVIDFAPNHTSPAMETDTTFAENGKLYNNGTLLGGYTSDTNGYFHHNGGSDFSSLENGIYKNLYDLADIEQQNSTLDTYFKDAIKVWLDLGVDGIRVDAVKHMSMGWQKNWLSSIYGYQPVFVFGEWFLGSAAADADNTKFANDSGMSLLDFRFNAKVRNVFRDNTDTMYGLDSMLSATATDYAQVSDQVTFIDNHDMERFKSSAVSNRRLEQALAFTLTSRGVPAIYYGTEQYMTGGTDPDNRAMMSSFSTSTTAFNVIKALAPLRKSNPAIAYGTTQQRWINNDVYVYERKFGSSVAVVAINRSASASASIAGLITSLPAGTYSDALGGLLGGGGITAGSGGAVSTFTLAAGGVAVWQSTPATTTPAIGHVGPVMGKAGNTVTIDGRGFGTTKGTVYFGTTAVTGTSIVSWEDTQIKAIVPAVAAGKYTVKVRTSGAVDSNAYNGFNILSGDQVSIRFIVQNATTSLGENVYLTGSVSELGNWAPASAVGPIFNQIIAAYPNWYYDVSVPANTALQFKFLKKNGSTVTWEGGSNHTFTTPSSGTATVTVSWQ; this comes from the coding sequence ATGTACGCATGGTTTAAAAAGAGCCTGACCGCCGCCGCCATCGCCGCGCTGCTCGTCGCAGGTATCGCTGCTCCGGGCGCCCCGATCGGCACGGCTTCGGCCGCCGCGGATACCGCCGTATCCAACAAACAGAATTTCAGCACGGACGTCATCTATCAGATCTTTACCGACCGCTTCTACGACGGCAATACGTCCAATAACCCTTCGGGCTCGACCTTCAGCTCCGGCTGCACGAACAAGCGCGTATATTGCGGCGGCGACTGGCAGGGCATCACCGACAAGATCAACGCCAACTATTTTACCGATATGGGCATCACGGCGCTGTGGATCTCCCAGCCGGTCGAGAATATCTATGCCGCGGTTACCTACACCGGCGTGACCAACGCTTCCTATCACGGCTACTGGGCACGGGATTTCAAGAAGACGAATCCTTATTACGGCAGCTTCACGGACCTGCAGAACCTGATTAATGCCGCGCACGCCAAGGGCATCAAAATCGTCATCGACTTCGCCCCGAACCATACGTCGCCCGCGATGGAGACCGACACCACGTTCGCCGAAAACGGCAAGCTGTACAACAACGGCACGCTGCTGGGCGGTTACACGAGCGACACCAACGGCTACTTCCACCACAACGGCGGCTCCGACTTCTCCAGCCTCGAGAACGGCATCTACAAGAATTTGTACGACCTCGCCGATATCGAACAGCAGAACAGCACCCTCGACACGTATTTCAAGGACGCGATCAAAGTATGGCTCGACCTCGGCGTGGACGGCATTCGCGTCGACGCGGTCAAGCATATGTCGATGGGCTGGCAGAAAAACTGGCTCTCCTCCATCTACGGCTACCAGCCCGTATTCGTTTTCGGCGAGTGGTTCCTCGGATCCGCCGCGGCGGACGCGGACAACACCAAATTCGCCAACGATTCCGGCATGAGCCTGCTCGATTTCCGATTCAACGCGAAGGTGCGCAACGTCTTCCGCGACAACACGGATACGATGTACGGCCTGGACTCCATGCTCTCTGCGACGGCGACCGACTACGCCCAGGTATCGGATCAGGTCACCTTCATCGACAATCACGACATGGAACGCTTCAAGAGCAGCGCCGTCAGCAACCGCCGGCTCGAGCAGGCGCTCGCCTTCACGCTGACGTCTCGCGGCGTGCCGGCTATCTACTACGGCACGGAGCAATACATGACGGGCGGCACCGATCCGGACAACCGCGCCATGATGTCCTCCTTCTCGACGTCCACGACGGCATTTAACGTCATTAAGGCGCTGGCGCCGCTTCGCAAGTCCAACCCGGCGATCGCCTACGGGACGACCCAGCAGCGCTGGATCAACAACGACGTGTACGTCTACGAGCGCAAGTTCGGCAGCAGCGTGGCGGTCGTCGCCATCAACCGCAGCGCCAGCGCTTCCGCCTCGATCGCCGGACTGATCACGTCGCTCCCGGCGGGCACCTATAGCGATGCGCTCGGCGGCCTGCTCGGCGGCGGCGGCATCACGGCCGGCAGCGGCGGCGCCGTGAGCACCTTCACGCTTGCCGCCGGCGGCGTGGCAGTATGGCAGTCGACGCCGGCCACGACGACGCCCGCCATCGGCCATGTCGGCCCGGTCATGGGCAAGGCGGGCAACACCGTCACGATCGACGGCCGCGGCTTCGGCACGACCAAGGGAACCGTATACTTCGGTACCACCGCGGTGACGGGCACGAGCATCGTCTCCTGGGAAGATACCCAGATCAAGGCGATCGTTCCCGCAGTAGCGGCCGGCAAGTACACCGTCAAGGTGCGCACCTCCGGCGCCGTCGACAGCAACGCCTACAACGGCTTCAACATTTTGAGCGGCGACCAGGTCTCGATCCGCTTCATCGTGCAGAACGCGACGACCTCGCTCGGCGAGAACGTCTACCTCACCGGCAGCGTTTCCGAGCTCGGCAACTGGGCGCCCGCTTCCGCGGTCGGCCCGATCTTCAATCAAATCATCGCCGCTTATCCGAACTGGTACTACGACGTCAGCGTACCGGCGAACACGGCGCTGCAGTTCAAGTTCCTCAAGAAAAACGGCTCGACCGTCACCTGGGAGGGCGGCTCGAACCATACGTTCACGACGCCTTCGAGCGGAACGGCGACCGTGACGGTGAGCTGGCAATAA
- a CDS encoding ABC transporter ATP-binding protein, with protein sequence MTMKTSPVAPTLKIFFTRVLPLLWRLSPRLFAASVAVHLLQAAIPSLQLYWTQALIDAVAAAARQEPGGWSRAGLLLGLQGATFALEHAIRFGGAYVLAATKQKANFELNRSVIDKCARLPLVYFDQPDYYDKLQRVSKGVEYRGVSILEHGFQLLQSVFTIAGFLAILASLHYSLALGMLLLVIPIFLVNIRIGQQKYRQIVHQTPASRRAEYFAELLKGREAAKEMRVFDLFGYMKEQWRTLYWVNAGERIALEKRSLLKQFWTETFSMAVTTGTAFYLLFLTVRGALTLGHFAALTQALATTRHQLIIAVVNLSRIHEEMLFMNEWLAFLALPEETGTERDDAERRKAENGEADEGETKRRKKASREADRSEPIQGDAERLFTERSGGSGSCRIPVSSASGRDPAGISVRGLTFTYPGQAEPTLRDISFDAPAGRTIAIVGGNGAGKSTLVKCIMGLYEPEEGAVSLGGTRIGAGRERYGKFGAVFQDFVRFQFSAQQSIGLGDPERLEDLARAETAASRAGAGEFIARLPQGFATPLGAMFQDGRELSYGQWQKIALSRAFFKDAPYIVLDEPTSAMDPIAEAQLFERFARLAAGKTTLMVSHRLGSCRFADLILVLRDGRLVERGTHDELMRDGGEYARMYATQAKWYLKMNDSRPLASSGQG encoded by the coding sequence ATGACCATGAAGACGTCTCCCGTTGCGCCGACGCTCAAAATCTTTTTCACGCGCGTGCTGCCGCTGCTTTGGCGGCTGTCTCCGCGCCTGTTCGCCGCTTCCGTCGCCGTGCACTTGCTGCAGGCTGCGATCCCTTCGCTGCAGCTGTACTGGACGCAGGCGCTGATCGACGCGGTCGCAGCCGCCGCAAGGCAGGAGCCGGGCGGCTGGAGCCGGGCCGGCCTGCTGCTGGGATTGCAGGGAGCGACATTCGCGCTGGAGCATGCGATTCGCTTCGGCGGCGCCTATGTCCTGGCTGCGACCAAGCAGAAGGCGAACTTCGAGCTGAATCGCTCCGTCATCGACAAATGCGCGCGGCTCCCGCTCGTATATTTCGACCAGCCGGACTATTACGACAAGCTGCAGCGGGTATCCAAGGGCGTGGAGTACCGCGGCGTTTCGATTCTGGAGCACGGCTTCCAGCTGCTGCAGAGCGTGTTTACGATCGCGGGTTTTCTGGCCATATTGGCGAGCCTGCATTATTCTCTGGCGCTTGGGATGCTGCTGCTCGTGATCCCGATTTTTCTCGTAAACATCCGGATCGGGCAGCAGAAATACCGCCAGATCGTGCACCAGACGCCAGCCAGCCGCAGAGCCGAATACTTCGCCGAGCTGCTCAAAGGCCGCGAAGCGGCCAAAGAGATGCGGGTGTTCGACCTGTTCGGATACATGAAGGAGCAGTGGCGGACGCTGTACTGGGTCAATGCGGGGGAGCGGATCGCGCTGGAAAAAAGATCGCTGCTCAAGCAGTTTTGGACCGAAACGTTCTCGATGGCCGTGACGACGGGGACCGCGTTTTATTTGCTGTTTCTGACCGTGCGCGGCGCCTTGACGCTAGGCCACTTTGCTGCGTTGACACAGGCGCTCGCAACGACGAGGCACCAGCTCATCATCGCCGTCGTCAACCTGTCCCGCATTCATGAGGAGATGCTGTTCATGAACGAGTGGCTGGCGTTTCTGGCGCTGCCGGAGGAGACCGGCACGGAGCGGGACGATGCGGAACGCCGCAAAGCGGAAAACGGCGAGGCGGACGAGGGTGAAACGAAGCGCAGAAAGAAGGCGTCTCGCGAGGCTGATCGGAGCGAGCCTATACAGGGCGACGCGGAACGGCTCTTTACTGAGCGAAGCGGCGGGTCCGGGAGCTGCCGGATACCCGTCAGCTCCGCCAGCGGGCGAGATCCGGCAGGGATATCCGTGCGCGGCTTGACCTTTACCTATCCGGGACAAGCCGAGCCGACGCTCCGCGATATCAGCTTCGACGCGCCCGCAGGCCGGACGATCGCGATCGTCGGCGGCAACGGCGCGGGCAAGAGCACGCTGGTTAAATGCATCATGGGCTTGTACGAGCCGGAGGAGGGCGCCGTCTCCCTCGGCGGGACGCGAATCGGCGCGGGCCGGGAGCGGTACGGCAAGTTCGGCGCGGTATTCCAGGACTTCGTGCGTTTCCAGTTCTCCGCGCAGCAGAGCATCGGGCTCGGCGATCCGGAGCGGCTGGAAGATCTCGCGCGTGCGGAGACTGCCGCGTCCCGAGCGGGAGCCGGCGAGTTCATCGCCCGGCTTCCGCAGGGCTTTGCGACGCCGCTCGGCGCGATGTTCCAGGACGGACGCGAGCTGTCTTACGGCCAATGGCAGAAAATCGCCTTAAGCCGGGCGTTTTTCAAGGACGCGCCTTACATCGTGCTGGACGAGCCAACATCCGCTATGGACCCGATCGCCGAGGCGCAGCTGTTCGAGCGATTCGCGCGGCTGGCGGCGGGCAAGACGACGCTGATGGTGTCCCACAGGTTGGGCAGCTGCCGCTTCGCCGACCTCATCCTCGTGCTCCGGGACGGCCGGCTCGTCGAGCGGGGAACGCACGACGAATTGATGCGGGACGGCGGCGAGTACGCGAGGATGTACGCGACGCAAGCCAAATGGTACTTGAAAATGAACGATTCAAGGCCGCTTGCGTCTTCCGGTCAGGGTTAA
- a CDS encoding TlpA family protein disulfide reductase, protein MSDFFFLSYWTLWALVALLAYAVLAMMKRLYRISLPASDRGLPVGAPFPLASRAERIAGGEQPPAGFFAIFTAADCHACKQVYPVVEQFSKRHPRHRFELYMLATEEEGEPIMQAHATALTATFVDDLGAYEVPGVPFAYYLAGDGTVLSKGIFHEAAHLEHLIATGKKALRRSA, encoded by the coding sequence TTGTCCGATTTTTTCTTTTTATCCTATTGGACGCTCTGGGCGTTGGTAGCGCTGCTGGCATACGCGGTTCTCGCCATGATGAAGCGGCTGTACCGGATCTCGCTGCCTGCATCCGATCGCGGGCTGCCCGTGGGCGCGCCGTTTCCGCTCGCTTCCCGCGCAGAACGCATCGCGGGCGGAGAACAGCCGCCGGCGGGTTTCTTCGCCATCTTTACGGCCGCCGATTGCCATGCCTGCAAGCAGGTATATCCGGTTGTCGAGCAGTTCAGCAAACGTCATCCGAGGCATCGCTTCGAATTGTATATGCTCGCTACGGAGGAAGAAGGCGAGCCGATCATGCAGGCGCATGCAACCGCGCTAACGGCGACGTTCGTGGACGATCTGGGCGCGTACGAGGTGCCTGGCGTGCCGTTCGCATACTATTTGGCGGGGGACGGAACGGTGCTGTCCAAAGGCATTTTCCATGAAGCCGCACATCTGGAGCACCTGATCGCGACGGGGAAAAAAGCGCTGCGAAGATCGGCATGA